A single Osmerus mordax isolate fOsmMor3 chromosome 7, fOsmMor3.pri, whole genome shotgun sequence DNA region contains:
- the plekhm2 gene encoding pleckstrin homology domain-containing family M member 2 — translation MDQLKVKDRILENISLSVKKLQSYFAACEDETPAIRNHDRVLQRLCEHLDHALLYGLQDISSGYWVLVLHFTRREAVRQIEELQHIATNLGRSRAWLYLALSESSLESYLRLFQENQGLLQKYYFKNALVCSHDHLTLFLTLVSGLEFIRFDLELDVPYLDVAPYMPEYYKPQNLLDFEERLPSSDSLSLHSFTSLTSTNLEWDDSAIAPSSEDYDFGDIFPVLQSMPIADWEEGDLTDPVSCPRSTGSEPQTVIGDSVALRAAVAASSVVVKVAPPPPSAPRSPTFRHNPFNEDSDTNTSTDVTPVHTASHHDATTGDDTESTSNELEVIRMARRRKPAKKRRGKGSTDSASSQPSSSLEQVEADLSLHAAGEADAWSSSLGPLQDSGSETVRRRRRSRKGTGEEEESEEAEGLLRLPEMTDTSMESVGQPLRDVIDRLDGGEVWERLVEEEGGGGEDKSHHNGTGGPCSGETPGPHPPGQQPFRGDPGGEPPDPTGVSLRLLAPSPNFLQAPPAPADFYCFTPHSPDPSAQGGGHHDTAGYGQSQALLGSYEGEGETEALAGQKDVLKQEEEAGEGEGSDTGEQLQVVVENGLAASGAPVEELEDDRLSPTEVTHPAEFKVDNNHLLLLMIHVFRENEEQHFKMVRMSTGHMEGDLQPLFLLLTDCYIYLLRKGAAEKPYTVEDAISYNELDYVSVGLDQQTVTLVCTNRRRQFLLDTADSSLTDWFVAALKSAMIKGCREPPYPSILTDATMEKLALTKFVSQESQCEVSEVCIRLYSLVHWEDPMDVALTPQAGLPGSGDTSNTKEGALFYKAGTAYLVMEQWKPCYLVLSNGILYQYAEKTDVKPLMSITMGGEHCGGCRRSNSTERPHAFQVILTERPPLQLSADNELDMADWMLVLCQSVSKGMIPQGVPPTPCIPCCLVVTDRKLLTCHQDCQTSFFRSLGGAELCDVTAVSLDADKEYCVVEFSVDRAHFLPSWVLYFSGCEERDRLLRALESSWREIFQVSLPRKSVLDPSVQKRCGEALALMKSAWQRSDSLARGRSQREPWC, via the exons ATGGATCAACTCAAAGTCAAGGACCGAATATTGGAGAACATTTCGTTGTCAGTCAAAAAG CTGCAGAGTTACTTTGCTGCCTGTGAGGATGAGACTCCAGCCATTCGGAATCACGACCGAGTGCTGCAGAGGCTGTGCGAACATCTCGACCACGCTCTTCTCTACGG gcttCAGGATATTTCCTCAGGTTACTGGGTTCTAGTACTCCACTTCACCCGCAGAGAGGCGGTCAGACAGATAGAAGAGCTGCAACACATTGCAACCAACCTCGGCCGCA GCCGCGCCTGGTTATACCTTGCTCTTAGTGAGAGCTCTCTAGAAAGTTACCTCCGCCTGTTTCAAGAGAATCAAGGCTTGCTACAGAAGTATTACTTCAA AAATGCGCTGGTTTGCAGTCACGACCACCTCACCCTCTTCCTCACACTGGTGTCTGGATTGGAGTTCATTCGTTTTGACCTGGAGCTG GATGTGCCCTACCTGGATGTGGCCCCTTACATGCCAGAGTATTACAAGCCCCAGAACCTGCTGGACTTTGAAGAGAGGCTTCCCAGCTCCGACAGCCTCTCCCTGcactccttcacctccctcacctccaccaaccTGGAGTGGGACGACAGCGCCATAGCCCCGTCCAGCGAGG ATTATGATTTCGGTGACATCTTCCCCGTGTTGCAGTCTATGCCCATTGCAGACTGGGAAG AGGGAGATCTCACAGACCCGGTCAGCTGTCCTCGCTCCACCGGCTCCGAACCGCAGACGGTCATCGGCGACTCTGTGGCGCTTCGAGCCGCCGTCGCCGCCTCCTCTGTCGTCGTCAAggtggcccctcccccaccttccgCACCTCGGAGCCCCACGTTCAGACACAACCCCTTCAACGAGGACTCGGACACCAACACATCCACCGACGTCACGCCCGTGCATACAGCCAGCCACCATGACGCCACCACTGGGGACGACACGGAAAGTACCAGCAACGAGCTGGAGGTCATCAG GATGGCAAGACGACGCAAGCCTGCTAAGAAGCGTCGGGGGAAGGGCTCCACAGACTCGGCCAGCAGCCAGCCCTCGTCCTCCCTGGAGCAGGTAGAGGCTGACCTCAGCCTGCATGCCGCCGGGGAGGCCGATGCCTGGAGCTCCTCCCTGGGGCCCCTGCAGGACTCCGGGTCTGAGACcgtgcggaggaggaggaggagcaggaagggaacgggggaggaggaagaaagtgaGGAGGCGGAGGGGCTGTTGAGACTGCCGGAAATGACGGACACCTCCATGGAGAGCGTGGGTCAGCCCCTGCGTGACGTGATCGACCGGCTCGACGGGGGCGAGGTGTGGGAacgcctggtggaggaggaggggggaggaggagaggataagagCCACCACAATGGGACAGGAGGACCATGCTCGGGGGAGACCCCGGGCCCACACCCCCCAGGGCAGCAGCCCTTTCGAGGGGATCCGGGGGGCGAGCCTCCCGATCCGACTGGAGTCTCACTGCGACTTCTGGCCCCGAGCCCCAACTTCCTGcaggcccccccggcccccgctGACTTCTACTGCTTTACCCCCCACAGTCCAGACCCTTCTGCCCAGGGTGGTGGCCACCATGACACTGCAGGGTATGGCCAGTCGCAGGCTCTTCTTGGTAGCTatgaaggtgagggagagacagaggctcTGGCAGGACAGAAAGACGTcctgaaacaggaagaggaagcaggggagggggaaggaagtgACACGGGAGAGCAGTTGCAGGTGGTCGTCGAGAACGGATTGGCTGCTTCTGGAGCGCCTGTGGAGGAGCTTGAAGATGATAGGCTAAGTCCGACAGAAGTCACGCATCCTGCTGAGTTCAA GGTGGACAACAATCACCTGCTCCTGCTCATGATCCATGTCTTCAGAGAGAACGAGGAGCAGCACTTCAAG atgGTGAGGATGAGTACAGGGCACATGGAAGGAGACCTGCAGCCTCTCTTCCTGCTGCTGACAGACTGTTACATCTACCTGCTGAGGAAAG GAGCCGCTGAGAAGCCCTACACGGTGGAGGACGCCATCTCCTACAACGAGCTGGACTACGTCTCT GTGGGTCTGGACCAGCAGACTGTCACCCTGGTGTGCACCAACAGGCGACGCCAGTTCCTTCTGGACACGGCGGACTCCTCACTGACAGA ctggtTCGTTGCAGCCCTGAAGTCAGCCATGATAAAGGGCTGCAGGGagcccccctacccctccatcCTGACCGACGCCACCATGGAGAAACTGGCCCTCACCAAGTTTGTCTCCCAGGAGTCCCAATGCGAG GTGTCGGAGGTGTGCATCCGGCTGTACTCCCTGGTGCACTGGGAGGACCCCATGGACGTGGCCCTGACGCCCCAGGCCGGGCTTCCTGGCTCAGGGGACACCTCCAACACCAAGGAGGGCGCTCTCTTCTACAAAGCTGGAACTGCCTACCTGGTCATGGAGCAGTGGAAACCTTGTTACCTCGTCCTCAG TAATGGGATCCTGTATCAGTATGCAGAGAAGACTGATGTGAAGCCTCTGATGTCAATCACCATGGG aggAGAACACTGTGGAGGGTGTCGTCGCTCCAACAGTACAGAGCGTCCCCACGCCTTCCAGGTGATCCTGACCGAGCGCCCGCCCCTGCAGCTCAGTGCAGATAACGAGCTGGACATGGCCGACTGGATGCTGGTGCTGTGCCAGTCCGTCTCCAAAGGG atgATCCCTCAGGgtgtgccccccaccccctgtatcCCGTGCTGCCTGGtggtgacagacaggaagctgctgaCCTGTCATCAGGACTGCCAGACCAGCTTCTTCCGCTCGCTGGGCGGGGCCGAGCTCTGTGATGTCACCGCCGTCAGCCTGGACGCCGACAAGGAGTACTGTGTTGTT GAGTTTTCAGTAGACCGGGCCCACTTCCTGCCTTCCTGGGTCCTCTACTTCAGtggctgtgaggagagagaccgCCTGCTGAGGGCGCTAGAGAGCTCCTGGAGAGAGATCttccag GTGAGCCTCCCTCGTAAGAGTGTGTTGGACCCGTCTGTGCAGAAGCGCTGTGGGGAGGCGCTGGCCCTGATGAAGAGCGCCTGGCAGAGGAGTGACAGCCTGGCTCGAGGACGCTCCCAGAGAGAGCCctggtgctga
- the LOC136946401 gene encoding tripartite motif-containing protein 16-like → MDTNPWKKEEISCLVCLNILTNPTTLSCGHNFCMECITKYWDQAVSTGICCCPCCRQTFTPKPTLKNNTMLEKMVVKLSKISLQDGPPLPDRAPDDTSVCSVCTGRKGKATKTCLDCQKSYCQSHLRAHRVCPLLQAHTLVDAELESQGKLCPQHNELLDVYCREERKCICQQCNAEEHQNHETVPVETERHRRQAQLTTVQDNSRCQLQDTKVLLRTLDKAVEALKASAQAAEEDSDGTFSEMMSCLKQRRQEVRECIRSRTRALVDKAEQKQARLRLDIETLQRKDMELETLRNMRDSTLFLQTWQPISTLPKRDYIVISEKATFDSVKTVISEYKQLFDDISNESLELFTHTLGNVLILEPPVTMAKPQTKNLRRGETQLLPTPPPPKPLPRSRSMHVIKPPIPRSRADFLQNACQLTLDPDTAHPNLILSHHNLKATAQPGKQLRRPSSRNFNHWEQVLCLEGLTGKKYYWEAEWTGKEVVMGVTYERIQRKGKDEQSMLGRNEKSWSLTCSELNYSAWHNNEETRLMAEVSSPRIGVCLDHQAGTLTFYSISESMTQLYTFFVKEFTEPLYPGFGIGAKSSLKVCELR, encoded by the exons ATGGACACCAACCCTTGGAAAAAGGAAGAAATCAGCTGCCTGGTTTGTTTGAATATTCTAACAAATCCTACTACTCTTTCATGTGGGCATAACTTCTGCATGGAGTGCATCACCAAATACTGGGACCAGGCTGTCAGTACTGGTATCTGCTGTTGTCCCTGCTGCCGACAGACTTTCACCCCAAAGCCCACTCTGAAGAACAATACCATGCTGGAGAAGATGGTGGTCAAGCTGAGCAAGATATCCCTTCAAGACGGCCCTCCACTTCCCGACCGTGCGCCTGATGACACGTCCGTATGTTCTGTGTGCACAGGGAGGAAAGGCAAAGCCACAAAGACATGTTTGGACTGTCAGAAGTCGTACTGCCAGAGTCATCTCAGAGCCCACCGGGTGTGCCCTTTGCTGCAGGCACACACCCTCGTGGACGCAGAGCTGGAGTCTCAAGGGAAGCTGTGCCCCCAGCACAATGAGCTACTGGATGTTTACTGtcgagaggagaggaagtgtaTCTGTCAGCAGTGCAATGCAGAAGAACACCAGAACCATGAGACTGTCCCTGTTGAGACTGAGAGACACAGAAGACAG GCCCAGCTGACTACAGTGCAGGATAATTCTAGATGTCAACTCCAGGACACAAAGGTGCTACTGAGGACACTGGACAAGGCTGTGGAGGCTTTGAAG GCCTCAGCGCAGGCTGCAGAGGAGGACAGTGACGGGACGTTCTCTGAgatgatgagctgtctgaaacagaggcgacaggaagtgagggagtGTATCAGATCCAGGACGAGGGCTCTGGTGGACAAGGCAGAGCAGAAACAGGCCCGTCTCAGACTGGACATCGAGACCCTGCAGAGGAAAGACATggaactggagacactgaggaacATGCGAGATAGCACCCTGTTCCTGCAG ACGTGGCAGCCAATCAGCACGCTGCCTAAACGCGACTACATCGTTATCAGTGAGAAAGCTACATTTGATAGTGTGAAGACTGTCATCAGTGAATACAAGCAGCTCTTTGATGACATTTCGAATGAATCCTTAGAATtattcacgcacacac TTGGGAACGTGCTGATTTTGGAACCTCCAGTGACCATGGCAAAACCTCAGACCAAAAACT TGAGACGAGGGGAAACTCAACTcctgccaacaccaccaccaccaaaaccCCTTCCTAGATCACGCTCTA TGCATGTCATCAAACCTCCGATTCCGAGAAGCAGAGCGGACTTCTTACAGA ATGCTTGTCAACTCACCCTTGATCCAGACACGGCCCACCCCAACCTGATCCTCTCTCACCACAACCTCAAAGCAACGGCCCAACCAGGAAAGCAGTTGAGAAGACCTTCCTCAAGGAACTTCAACCACTGGGAACAAGTACTGTGTCTGGAGGGCTTGACCGGCAAAAAATACTACTGGGAGGCAGAATGGACTGGCAAGGAAGTGGTTATGGGTGTGACCTATGAGAGGAttcaaaggaaaggaaaggatgaGCAGAGCATGCTGGGCCGCAATGAGAAGTCCTGGAGTTTGACGTGTTCTGAGCTCAATTACTCAGCCTGGCACAATAACGAGGAGACCAGACTGATGGCTGAGGTGTCGTCTCCGAGGATAGGAGTGTGTTTGGACCACCAAGCAGGCACTTTGACTTTCTACAGCATTTCTGAATCCATGACTCAACTTTATACGTTTTTTGTTAAGGAATTCACAGAGCCACTCTACCCTGGTTTTGGAATCGGGGCGAAGAGCTCTTTGAAAGTCTGTGAACTGAGGTAA
- the ddost gene encoding dolichyl-diphosphooligosaccharide--protein glycosyltransferase 48 kDa subunit: MATLTAVMQTIRSICPLSSNKRSFSMANTKSTMLGNGVIFFLSISLMMHSAWADGKTLVLLDNMNIRDTHSIFFRSLADRGFDITFKTADDSSLSLIKYGQFLYDHLVIFAPSVEDFGGNINVETITAFIDGGGNVLVAASSDIGDPLRELGSECGIEFDEEKTAVIDHHNYDVSDPGDHTLIVADPENLLKASTIVGKATEKPILFKGVGMVADPENPLVLDILTGSSTSYSYFPDRPISQYPHAVGKNTLLIAGLQARNNARVVFSGSMLFFSDAFFNSAVQKATPGSQGHAQNGNMELAEALSRWVFKEAGVLRVGDVSHHPVGEISPPAAYTITDLVEYSVVIEMLSDGHWVPFDGDDIQLEFVRIDPFVRTYLKKNGGKYSVQFKLPDVYGVFQFKVDYNRLGFTHLYSSTQVSVRPLQHTQYERFIPSAYPYYASVFSMMAGLFVFSIVFLHMKEKEKSD; this comes from the exons ATGGCGACGTTGACAGCAGTCATGCAAACGATCCGGTCTATTTGTCCACTATCGTCCAACAAACGATCTTTTAGCATGGCCAACACAAAGTCTACAATGCTAGGAAATGGGGTTATTTTCTTTCTGTCGATATCATTGATGATGCATTCGGCATGGGCTGACGGAAAGACCCTTGTTCTGCTGGACAACATGAACATCCGAGACACCCATTCAATCTTCTTCCGCAGTCTGGCAG ACCGAGGATTTGATATAACCTTCAAGACCGCAGATGATTCGTCCCTTTCTCTGATCAAATACGGACAGTTTCTCTACGACCACCTTGTCATCTTCGCCCCATCAGTTGAGG ACTTTGGTGGCAATATCAATGTTGAGACCATCACTGCCTTCATTGATGGTGGAGGAAATGTCCTTGTTGCTGCCAGCTCTGATATCG GTGACCCACTGAGAGAGCTGGGCAGTGAGTGTGGTATCGAGTTTGATGAGGAGAAGACTGCTGTCATTGATCACCACAACTATGATGTGTCAGACCCCGGTGAT CACACCCTGATTGTTGCTGACCCAGAGAATCTACTGAAAGCCTCCACCATTGTTGGCAAAGCTACAGAGAAACCCATTCTCTTTAAGGGGGTTGG TATGGTAGCAGATCCAGAAAACCCTCTGGTACTGGACATCCTAACCGGCTCCTCCACTTCCTACTCCTACTTCCCTGACAGACCAATCTCACAG TACCCTCATGCTGTTGGAAAGAACACGCTGCTGATCGCCGGGCTCCAGGCCAGGAACAACGCCAGAGTCGTCTTCAGCGGGTCAATGCTCTTCTTCAGCGACGCCTTCTTCAACTCTGCTGTGCAGAAGGCAACACCTGGCTCCCAGGG GCATGCTCAGAATGGGAACATGGAGCTGGCAGAAGCCCTGTCCAGGTGGGTGTTTAAGGAGGCCGGGGTTCTGAGGGTGGGAGATGTTTCCCATCATCCCGTTGGTGAAATCAGTCCTCCGGCTGCGTACACCATCACTGACCTTGTG GAGTACAGTGTTGTTATTGAGATGCTGTCTGACGGTCACTGGGTTCCCTTCGACGGTGATGACATTCAGCTTGAATTTGTGAGGATCGATCCATTTGTCAGGACCTACCTAAAGAAAAATG GAGGAAAATACAGTGTGCAGTTCAAGCTTCCTGATGTGTATGGGGTGTTCCAGTTCAAGGTGGACTACAACAGGCTAGGCTTCACACACCTGTACTCCTCCACTCAG GTATCTGTGCGTCCGTTGCAGCACACTCAGTACGAGCGCTTCATTCCCTCAGCCTATCCATACTATGCCAGTGTCTTCTCCATGATGGCTGGCCTTTTTGTCTTCAGCATAGTCTTCCTTCAcatgaaagaaaaggagaagtcTGAttaa
- the ano11 gene encoding anoctamin-7: MFQQFCHHPSIVLIILRKTSEWMMSDREVLLDLDYAGEPQPMDSYGSLHNGGFIPQRYLSTAATGDSLEEDDNDPIYIHCDARTSQPAPLVGNYFRDGRTKIDFVLVWELRSRKKRRSKGRGAGEGGDEVGAEEESRSERHHAQLARWRDKFTHNLWTAGLLVEKEVTSSEKKTIHYLKLNAPWEVLLYYAEELCLRAPLQAQPNPDFNSSARVLRKLCIPNIMEQSVPNRPLDYYTCAFRKSKMEKFLGCEKRDTYFTNTQRHRIVYEILSRTLYGKRKRAEVGVARLLNEGAFTAAFPLHEGPFELPDFEVRPDELNQRQVLFHYWARWSRWYKYQPLDHIREYFGEKIALYFAWLGFYTAWLLPAAVVGTFVFVSGVMSMGSNTPAKEICSSGSSFLMCPLCEKCQAWNMSDICPMAKMGYLFDHPGTVFFSVFMSFWAVTFLEYWKRKMATLAHHWDCMDFHEEEERPRPEFAAMAPAMEHNPVTGVKEPYFPEKARLSRMVTGSMVIVVMLCVVMIFLVTVIMYRGIISVKMYDTGSAVLRTQAGNIANISGSMVNLALILLMGQVYTALAEQLTKWEMHRTQTQYEDAFTFKVFVFQFVNFYSSPFYVAFFKGRFVGFPGHYGTLFGMRNEDCGPGGCLIELAEQLFIIMVGKQLISNVQEFVIPKVKAWRQKRALDKVRGPRLSQESRRWEEDYQLVECEGLFEEYLEIVLQFGFITIFVAAFPLAPLFALLNNWAEVRLDAHKFVCEYRRPVAERAQNIGVWFNILEALSHLSVIVNAFLIAFTSDFLPRLLYQYRFDNNLTGYVNFTLAYAPPSYTNHSMCRYKAFRDNNGSYTLVYWELLAVRLGFIIAFEHVVFFVLRAIDWMVPDVPESLELQIKRERYLAKQALADNQLLVS; this comes from the exons ATGTTTCAG CAATTTTGTCATCATCCTTCCATCGTTCTCATCATTTTGAGGAAGACTTCAGAGTGGATGATGTCTGACAGGGAGGTTCTGTTGGATCTGGACTACGCGGGCGAACCACAACCCATGGACAGTTACGGGAGCCTGCACAACGGGGGCTTCATCCCCCAGCGATAT CTCTCCACTGCGGCCACAGGTGACAGCCTTGAGGAGGATGATAATGACCCCATCTACATCCACTGTGACGCCagaaccagccaaccagccccCCTCGTTGGGAACTACTTCAGAGACGGAAGAACCAAAATAG attttgtgttggtgtgggagcTGCGTTCCCGGAAAAAGCGTCGCTCcaaagggaggggggcggg tgaAGGCGGGGACGAGGTGGGcgctgaggaggagagcaggtccGAGAGGCACCATGCCCAGCTAGCTCGCTGGAGGGACAAATTCACCCATAATCTATGGACTGCTGGTTTACTGGTGGAGAAG GAGGTAACATCAAGTGAAAAGAAGACCATCCATTATCTGAAACTCAACGCTCCCTGGGAGGTGCTGCTGTACTACGCGGAGGAGCTCTGCCTTAGAGCGCCCCTACAG GCCCAGCCGAACCCTGACTTCAACTCATCTGCTCGGGTTCTGAGGAAACTGTGCATTCCAAACATCATGGAGCAGTCGGTTCCCAACAGACCGCTGGACTACTACACGTGTGCCTTCCGAAAGTccaagatggagaa GTTTTTAGGCTGTGAAAAACGTGACACCTATTTCACAAACACGCAGAGACACCGTATT gTGTATGAGATTCTGTCGAGGACCTTGTATGGCAAGAGGAAGCGTGCGGAGGTGGGCGTGGCCCGACTGCTCAACGAGGGGGCATTCACCGCGGCCTTTCCCCTGCacgag GGTCCCTTCGAGCTCCCAGACTTTGAGGTGCGTCCAGACGAGCTGAACCAGAGGCAGGTTCTGTTCCACTACTGGGCCCGCTGGTCCAGGTGGTACAAGTACCAGCCCCTGGACCACATCAGAGAGTACTTCGGAGAGAAGATAGCCTTGTACTTTGCTTGGCTGG GCTTCTACACCGCCTGGCTGCTGCCCGCTGCGGTGGTGGGCACCTTCGTCTTCGTGTCTGGAGTCATGTCCATGGGGAGTAACACACCTGC CAAGGAGATATGCTCCAGTGGGTCCAGTTTCCTCATGTGTCCTCTCTGTGAGAAGTGCCAGGCTTGGAACATGTCCGACATCTGCCCCATGGCCAAG atgggcTACCTGTTCGATCACCCTGGTACAGTGTTCTTCAGCGTCTTCATGTCCTTCTGGGCCGTCACCTTCCTGGAGTACTGGAAGCGCAAGATGGCCACCCTGGCTCACCACTGGGACTGTATGGACTTCCACGAGGAGGAG GAGCGGCCAAGGCCAGAGTTTGCAGCCATGGCCCCTGCCATGGAGCACAACCCAGTGACCGGCGTGAAGGAGCCCTACTTCCCTGAGAAGGCCCGGCTCTCCCGCATGGTCACTGGCTCCATGGTCATCGTCGTCATG CTGTGCGTGGTGATGATCTTCCTGGTGACAGTCATCATGTACCGCGGCATCATCAGTGTCAAGATGTACGACACGGGCAGCGCTGTCTTGCGCACTCAG GCAGGCAACATTGCCAACATCTCGGGCAGCATGGTGAATCTGGCCCTGATCCTGCTGATGGGGCAGGTTTATACAGCgttagcagagcagctcacaaAATGGG AGATGCACAGAACCCAGACCCAGTATGAAGACGCCTTCACGTTCAAGGTGTTTGTGTTCCAGTTTGTCAACTTCTACTCATCTCCCTTCTATGTGGCCTTCTTCAAGGGaag GTTTGTTGGGTTCCCGGGTCATTACGGAACTCTGTTTGGGATGAGGAATGAGGAT tgtGGCCCCGGCGGTTGTCTCATTGAGCTTGCTGAACAGCTCTTCATCATCATGGTGGGGAAACAGCTCATCAGCAACGTTCAGGAGTTTGTAATCCC gaagGTGAAGGCGTGGAGACAGAAGCGGGCCCTGGACAAGGTGCGGGGCCCGCGGCTCTCCCAGGAGTCTCGGCGTTGGGAGGAGGACTACCAGCTGGTGGAGTGTGAGGGGCTGTTTGAGGAGTACCTGGAGATTG TGCTCCAGTTTGGCTTCATCACCATCTTCGTGGCAGCGTTCCCTCTGGCTCCGCTCTTCGCCCTCCTCAACAACTGGGCCGAGGTTCGCCTGGACGCTcacaagtttgtgtgtgagtaccgCAGGCCGGTGGCGGAGCGCGCCCAGAACATAGGAGTGTGGTTCAACATCCTGGAAGCCCTGTCACACCTGTCAGTCATCGTCAAT GCTTTCTTGATTGCCTTCACGTCCGATTTCCTACCTCGACTGCTGTACCAGTACAGGTTTGACAACAATCTGACTGGATACGTTAACTTCACCCTGGCCTACGCACCACCGAGCTACACAAACCACTCCATGTGCAG GTACAAAGCGTTCCGGGACAACAATGGAAGCTACACCCTTGTTTACTGGGAACTATTGGCAGTGAGGCTAGGCTTCATAATCGCTTTTGAG catGTGGTGTTCTTCGTCCTGCGAGCGATAGACTGGATGGTCCCTGACGTTCCTGAGTCTCTGGAGCTGCAGATCAAGCGGGAGCGCTACCTGGCCAAGCAGGCGCTGGCAGACAACCAGCTGCTGGTGAGTTga